Proteins encoded within one genomic window of Brachybacterium avium:
- a CDS encoding acylphosphatase, translating into MSEDVQDGAERVRRIVRVRGRVQGVGFRMDAAAEASRLGVGGTVRNLLDGSVEAALEGSPEAVEAMIDQLRRGPSSARVDGIDVRREDPRGVTAFRITG; encoded by the coding sequence GTGAGCGAGGACGTCCAGGACGGGGCCGAGCGGGTCAGACGGATCGTGCGCGTGCGGGGCCGGGTGCAAGGGGTCGGGTTCCGGATGGATGCGGCCGCCGAGGCGTCGCGGCTGGGAGTCGGCGGCACCGTGAGGAACCTGCTGGACGGCAGCGTCGAGGCGGCCCTCGAGGGCAGTCCCGAGGCCGTGGAGGCGATGATCGATCAGCTGCGCCGCGGGCCCTCCAGCGCCCGGGTGGACGGGATCGATGTGCGCCGGGAGGACCCTCGCGGCGTCACCGCGTTCCGGATCACCGGCTGA
- a CDS encoding MFS transporter, whose product MDSARRWAGVVALAIGIFVLITVEELPIGVLSVMAPDLGVSEGAAGLAVTVPGILAGVVALCTPVLVRGLDRRLVLVLALASVALSCALSVIAPTFAVLLLARLFAGVAIGLYWAVMAIVALGQVPARHAARALTIAFAGAGGALVLGVPVAAWIGTHLGWRLAFAVVGIAAAVVAALILVLVEPVHSPVKVTGSMMLAAARTRGVRYALGLIALAVVGQFLTYSYISPVLIERAGVGLENIGLMLLVFGLAGLVGNFAIGPLVRRSPPAAVLVVVAGIGLSLLAVLTVMDDPQRAIAVMAGWGLCVGAISVAMQAFIGSEASDVLEEATALNSAGFNTAIAIGALIGGLILDAAGLTPMILTSVLMVGGGTLLIGHYLRTSRVPHPAAPLSR is encoded by the coding sequence GTGGACAGCGCACGCCGATGGGCAGGGGTGGTGGCGCTCGCCATCGGGATCTTCGTGCTCATCACCGTCGAGGAGCTGCCCATCGGCGTGCTCAGCGTGATGGCCCCGGATCTCGGGGTGAGTGAGGGCGCGGCCGGACTCGCGGTCACGGTCCCGGGGATCCTCGCCGGCGTGGTCGCCCTGTGCACCCCCGTCCTCGTACGAGGCCTGGACCGACGGCTCGTGCTCGTCCTCGCGCTGGCCTCGGTGGCGCTGTCCTGCGCGCTGAGCGTGATCGCCCCGACCTTCGCAGTGCTGCTGCTGGCGCGGCTGTTCGCCGGGGTGGCGATCGGCCTGTACTGGGCGGTGATGGCGATCGTCGCCCTGGGGCAGGTGCCCGCGAGGCATGCCGCCCGGGCGCTGACCATCGCCTTCGCCGGCGCCGGGGGAGCACTGGTGCTCGGGGTGCCGGTGGCCGCCTGGATCGGCACCCATCTGGGGTGGCGCCTGGCCTTCGCGGTGGTCGGAATCGCCGCCGCCGTGGTCGCCGCGCTGATCCTGGTGCTGGTCGAGCCCGTGCACTCCCCCGTGAAGGTGACCGGCTCGATGATGCTGGCCGCCGCCCGCACCCGCGGGGTCCGCTACGCGCTCGGCCTCATCGCGCTGGCGGTGGTGGGACAGTTCCTCACCTACAGCTACATCAGCCCCGTCCTGATCGAGCGCGCCGGGGTGGGGCTGGAGAACATCGGGCTGATGCTGCTGGTGTTCGGTCTCGCCGGGCTGGTGGGGAACTTCGCGATCGGCCCGCTGGTGCGCCGCAGCCCGCCGGCGGCGGTGCTGGTGGTGGTCGCCGGGATCGGCCTGAGCCTGCTCGCCGTGCTGACCGTGATGGACGACCCGCAGCGGGCGATCGCGGTGATGGCGGGATGGGGGCTGTGCGTCGGCGCGATCTCGGTGGCGATGCAGGCCTTCATCGGCTCCGAGGCGAGCGATGTCCTGGAGGAGGCCACCGCGCTGAACAGCGCCGGCTTCAACACCGCGATCGCGATCGGGGCCCTGATCGGAGGCCTGATCCTCGACGCCGCCGGACTCACCCCCATGATCCTCACCTCGGTGCTGATGGTGGGCGGCGGGACGCTGCTGATCGGCCACTATCTGCGCACCTCCCGGGTCCCGCACCCGGCGGCGCCGCTCAGCCGGTGA
- a CDS encoding SDR family oxidoreductase, with product MEIALIGGHGKVALLAAPLLVEAGHTVHSVIRNPDHTAEVEATGARAVLSDIETLDAGGWDELLRGKDAVVWTAGAGGGSPQRTRAVDQDAAIASMDAAGRVGADRYVMVSYFGAGPDHGVPESEPFFAYAEAKAQADEHLRGTPLAWTILQPSGLTLEEPTGQIALDAAEAGTVSRGNVARTIAAVLERPGNAGKTLRYNDGEQEIGEAFDAVS from the coding sequence ATGGAAATTGCACTCATCGGAGGACATGGCAAGGTCGCGCTGCTCGCGGCACCGCTGCTGGTGGAGGCCGGGCATACGGTCCACTCAGTGATCCGCAACCCGGACCATACGGCGGAGGTGGAGGCCACCGGCGCACGGGCGGTGCTCAGCGACATCGAGACCCTCGACGCCGGAGGCTGGGACGAGCTGCTGCGCGGCAAGGACGCGGTGGTGTGGACCGCCGGCGCCGGCGGTGGCTCACCGCAGCGCACCCGCGCCGTCGATCAGGACGCGGCGATCGCCTCGATGGACGCCGCCGGGCGCGTCGGCGCGGACCGCTACGTGATGGTCAGCTACTTCGGGGCGGGCCCGGACCACGGGGTCCCGGAGTCCGAGCCGTTCTTCGCCTACGCGGAGGCCAAGGCGCAGGCCGATGAGCACCTGCGCGGCACCCCGCTGGCATGGACGATCCTGCAGCCCTCCGGCCTCACCCTCGAGGAGCCGACGGGACAGATCGCGCTCGATGCCGCCGAGGCGGGCACCGTCTCCCGCGGCAACGTGGCCCGCACGATCGCGGCCGTCCTCGAGCGTCCCGGCAACGCCGGGAAGACGCTGCGCTACAACGACGGCGAGCAGGAGATCGGCGAGGCCTTCGACGCCGTGAGCTGA
- a CDS encoding DUF808 domain-containing protein: MAGGLAALLDDVAVLARLAAASADDVAAASAKAGSKAMGVVIDDAAVTPQYVKGLSPKRELPIIWRITKGSLRNKLIFILPVLLLLSVFAPWALTPILMLGGLYLSFEGAEKIWELVRGKHAQAPAADRGPGAEDKIVSSAVRTDLILSAEIMVISMNSIEVGSLWARAIVLIVVAIGITVLVYGAVGILVKMDDVGLAMAADGDSAFTQRFGHGLVRAMPKVMTVISYVGMVAMLWVGGHILLVGTHDLGLAQPYGIVHHLEAMVAGVAVVGGVLAWLLNTLCSLVFGLLIGAVIVVIMHLLPFGHHGDEEGAPDSTHLRAERGAELGAEHSAEREAGLGRSITSNPDDPPAPTSADAR; encoded by the coding sequence ATGGCCGGTGGACTCGCCGCACTGCTCGATGATGTCGCTGTGCTCGCCCGCCTGGCCGCGGCCAGCGCCGATGACGTGGCCGCCGCTTCCGCGAAGGCGGGCTCGAAGGCCATGGGCGTGGTGATCGACGACGCCGCGGTGACCCCGCAGTACGTGAAGGGGTTGAGCCCCAAGCGCGAGCTGCCGATCATCTGGCGGATCACCAAGGGCTCGCTGCGCAACAAGCTGATCTTCATCCTGCCGGTCCTGCTGCTGCTGAGCGTCTTCGCACCATGGGCGCTGACCCCGATCCTCATGCTCGGCGGCCTGTATCTGAGTTTCGAGGGCGCGGAGAAGATCTGGGAGCTGGTCCGCGGCAAGCACGCGCAGGCACCCGCCGCCGACAGAGGCCCCGGCGCCGAGGACAAGATCGTCTCCAGCGCGGTGCGCACCGATCTGATCCTCTCCGCGGAGATCATGGTGATCTCGATGAACTCGATCGAGGTGGGCTCGCTGTGGGCACGCGCGATCGTGCTGATCGTGGTCGCGATCGGCATCACCGTGCTGGTGTACGGCGCCGTCGGCATCCTGGTGAAGATGGATGATGTCGGCCTCGCGATGGCCGCCGACGGCGACTCGGCGTTCACGCAGCGGTTCGGTCACGGACTGGTCCGGGCGATGCCGAAGGTCATGACCGTCATCAGCTACGTGGGCATGGTCGCGATGCTGTGGGTGGGTGGCCACATCCTGCTGGTCGGCACGCACGATCTCGGGCTTGCCCAGCCCTACGGCATCGTCCACCATCTCGAGGCGATGGTGGCGGGCGTCGCCGTGGTCGGCGGCGTGCTCGCCTGGCTGCTCAACACCTTGTGCTCCCTGGTGTTCGGGCTGCTCATCGGCGCCGTCATCGTCGTGATCATGCACCTCCTGCCCTTCGGACACCACGGGGACGAGGAGGGCGCGCCCGATTCGACGCACCTCCGCGCGGAGCGCGGGGCAGAGCTCGGGGCAGAGCACAGCGCAGAGCGCGAAGCCGGCCTGGGGCGGAGCATCACCAGCAACCCCGATGATCCTCCGGCCCCGACCTCCGCGGACGCACGCTGA
- a CDS encoding phosphoribosyltransferase: MSQAFHADSSDLVAKEVLTWELFGTASRELAQSITDSDFDPEIIIAVARGGLLPAGSLSYALGLKLADAINVEFYTDVHETLPDPVLLAPMLDTESIQDKRLLVVDDVADSGRTLALVLDLLREMGADARSAVLYAKSASVVDPDFVWRRTDEWIVFPWSAEPPVTPSAG; the protein is encoded by the coding sequence ATGTCCCAGGCCTTTCACGCCGACTCGTCCGACCTCGTCGCCAAGGAGGTGCTGACGTGGGAGCTGTTCGGCACGGCCTCGCGGGAGCTCGCACAGTCCATCACCGATTCTGACTTCGACCCGGAGATCATCATCGCGGTCGCGCGCGGCGGTCTGCTGCCGGCCGGCTCCCTCTCGTACGCGCTGGGCCTGAAGCTCGCTGACGCGATCAACGTCGAGTTCTACACCGATGTCCACGAGACGCTGCCGGACCCGGTGCTGCTGGCCCCGATGCTGGACACCGAGTCGATCCAGGACAAGCGGCTGCTGGTGGTCGACGACGTCGCCGACTCCGGCCGCACCCTCGCCCTCGTGCTGGACCTGCTGCGGGAGATGGGGGCCGACGCCCGCAGCGCCGTGCTCTACGCGAAGTCCGCCTCGGTGGTCGATCCCGATTTCGTCTGGCGCCGCACCGACGAGTGGATCGTGTTCCCGTGGTCGGCCGAGCCGCCGGTCACCCCGTCGGCCGGCTGA
- a CDS encoding BCCT family transporter, whose product MDRPDPEHPESRTRQSAAAETPRGTAAAADEYAAQRRVRLFTTRQQARRFLSEVNYPHRIHPALVPGVSVDDQKVRYGVDRGIVVAVGALIIGFVVWGALSPQQVFDVSGAALSWVMTNLGWIFSVIAIGMVLVLLVLAFSRYGKIPLGLDGEKPEYGTASWAAMLFGAGIGIGIIFFGPFEPLTYYLSPRPGAPYDAGSIAAMKGAIAQSALHWGINAWAIYAIVGLAVAYVSFRRGRVPLMSAIVSGLWGGDSSSLPSRIIDGLAIIATLFGTAASLGIGAMQIARGVEIVTGLGTAGNGAAMGIIGVLTIGTIASAVSGVNRGIRWLSNINMALALALAVFIFVVGPAIFLLNIIPGAITEYFGTLPAMLGANMSEGEDMQAFLSSWTTFYWAWWVSWAPFVGVFTAKISRGRTIRQFVLGVLLIPSSIIVLAFAVLGGTAIWLQRRASELDAAGNTVGIANPDAAIAPDGTIDSLPLPAEIFFAVIDQLPGSVVISAIVIVMLGIFFVTSADSASLVNSQLSQKGNPSPRRLITAFWVLCMAGIAVVILLFGGENALKGLQNLIVVTALPFAVILILMVVALVRELRNDPMVIRDHYQEMAVENAVKVGVAEYGDHFALSVEPTSTDSEFATGAEFDSTAAEVTDWYVRTDEEGNPVEYDYETGRYLTESSAEQPGPAPEQDGSGGSAQG is encoded by the coding sequence ATGGACCGTCCCGACCCTGAGCACCCGGAGAGCCGCACTCGGCAGTCCGCAGCCGCCGAGACCCCGCGCGGCACGGCCGCCGCGGCCGACGAGTACGCGGCCCAGCGGCGCGTCCGCCTGTTCACCACACGCCAGCAGGCCCGCCGCTTCCTGTCCGAGGTGAACTACCCCCACCGCATCCACCCCGCGCTCGTGCCCGGTGTCTCCGTCGATGACCAGAAGGTGCGCTATGGCGTGGACCGGGGGATCGTCGTGGCGGTCGGGGCGCTGATCATCGGATTCGTGGTCTGGGGCGCGCTCTCGCCGCAGCAGGTGTTCGACGTCTCCGGCGCGGCGCTGAGCTGGGTGATGACGAATCTGGGCTGGATTTTCAGCGTGATCGCCATCGGCATGGTGCTGGTGCTCCTCGTCCTGGCGTTCTCCCGCTACGGGAAGATCCCGCTGGGCCTGGACGGCGAGAAGCCCGAGTACGGGACCGCCTCCTGGGCGGCGATGCTCTTCGGCGCCGGCATCGGCATCGGCATCATCTTCTTCGGCCCCTTCGAGCCGCTGACCTACTACCTCTCGCCGCGCCCCGGAGCGCCCTACGACGCCGGATCGATCGCCGCGATGAAGGGGGCGATCGCCCAGTCCGCCCTGCACTGGGGCATCAACGCCTGGGCGATCTACGCGATCGTGGGGCTCGCGGTCGCCTACGTGTCCTTCCGTCGCGGGCGGGTGCCGCTGATGAGCGCGATCGTCTCGGGACTGTGGGGCGGGGACTCGAGCTCCCTGCCCAGCCGCATCATCGACGGCCTGGCGATCATCGCGACCCTCTTCGGCACCGCCGCCTCCCTCGGCATCGGCGCGATGCAGATCGCCCGCGGCGTCGAGATCGTCACCGGGCTGGGCACCGCCGGCAACGGGGCTGCGATGGGGATCATCGGGGTGCTGACCATCGGCACGATCGCCTCTGCGGTCTCCGGGGTCAACCGCGGCATCCGCTGGCTCTCGAACATCAACATGGCCCTCGCCCTCGCGCTCGCGGTGTTCATCTTCGTCGTCGGGCCGGCCATCTTCCTGCTGAACATCATCCCCGGGGCGATCACCGAGTACTTCGGCACCCTCCCGGCGATGCTCGGCGCCAACATGTCCGAGGGCGAGGACATGCAGGCGTTCCTGTCGTCATGGACCACGTTCTACTGGGCGTGGTGGGTGAGCTGGGCCCCGTTCGTCGGCGTGTTCACCGCGAAGATCTCCCGCGGCCGCACCATCCGCCAGTTCGTGCTCGGCGTGCTGCTGATCCCCTCGTCGATCATCGTGCTCGCCTTCGCCGTGCTCGGCGGGACGGCGATCTGGCTGCAGCGCCGAGCCAGTGAGCTCGACGCCGCGGGCAACACCGTCGGGATCGCGAACCCGGACGCGGCGATCGCCCCCGACGGCACGATCGACTCGCTGCCGCTGCCTGCAGAGATCTTCTTCGCCGTCATCGACCAGCTGCCCGGCAGCGTGGTGATCTCCGCGATCGTGATCGTCATGCTCGGGATCTTCTTCGTCACCTCGGCGGATTCCGCCTCGCTCGTGAACTCCCAGCTGTCCCAGAAGGGAAACCCCTCACCCCGGCGGCTCATCACCGCGTTCTGGGTGCTGTGCATGGCCGGGATCGCTGTGGTGATCCTGCTGTTCGGCGGCGAGAACGCCCTGAAGGGTCTGCAGAACCTCATCGTCGTCACCGCGCTCCCCTTCGCCGTGATCCTCATCCTGATGGTCGTGGCACTGGTCAGGGAGCTGCGCAACGACCCGATGGTCATCCGGGACCACTACCAGGAGATGGCGGTGGAGAACGCCGTCAAGGTCGGGGTCGCCGAGTACGGCGACCACTTCGCGCTCAGCGTCGAGCCCACCAGCACTGACAGCGAGTTCGCGACCGGAGCCGAGTTCGACTCCACCGCCGCGGAGGTCACCGACTGGTATGTGCGCACCGACGAGGAGGGCAACCCCGTCGAGTACGACTACGAGACCGGTCGATACCTCACGGAGAGCAGTGCGGAGCAGCCCGGGCCCGCACCGGAGCAGGATGGTTCCGGAGGCTCCGCACAGGGGTGA
- a CDS encoding DeoR/GlpR family DNA-binding transcription regulator produces MYARERQRRILDELSRTGRVTVTELAARFEVTTETLRRDLDQLAEQALLVRVHGGAVPRRTSEVEPDLVSRRVTNIEAKRRIARVAAALLPSDPRAAVLLDAGTTTAELLPHLSGRRGPVITNAPAIAQGALVHTDLAVHVLPGRVRPTTEAAVGSSTVQALHPLHPEVAFLGCNGLDAEGFTTPDPDEAAVKTAMVRSAGRRVVLADSTKIGARHLVSFAALTDIDALITDADPPADLQQLLADAGIEVHLA; encoded by the coding sequence ATGTACGCCAGAGAACGCCAGCGCCGGATACTCGATGAGCTCTCCCGCACCGGCCGGGTGACCGTCACGGAGCTGGCCGCCCGGTTCGAGGTGACCACCGAGACCCTCCGCCGCGATCTCGACCAGCTCGCCGAGCAGGCCCTGCTGGTGCGGGTCCACGGCGGAGCCGTCCCCCGCCGCACCTCTGAGGTCGAACCGGACCTGGTCTCGCGTCGCGTGACGAACATCGAGGCCAAGCGCCGTATCGCCCGCGTCGCCGCGGCCCTGCTCCCGAGCGACCCGCGGGCCGCCGTGCTGCTGGACGCCGGCACCACCACCGCCGAGCTGCTCCCCCACCTGTCCGGCCGCCGTGGTCCCGTGATCACCAACGCCCCGGCCATCGCCCAGGGCGCCCTGGTCCACACGGATCTCGCCGTGCACGTGCTGCCCGGCCGGGTGCGCCCCACCACCGAGGCGGCCGTCGGCTCCTCCACCGTCCAGGCGCTGCACCCCCTGCACCCGGAGGTCGCCTTCCTGGGCTGCAACGGCCTGGACGCCGAGGGCTTCACCACCCCCGATCCCGATGAGGCCGCGGTCAAGACCGCGATGGTGCGCTCTGCGGGACGGCGCGTGGTGCTCGCCGACTCCACGAAGATCGGCGCCCGTCACCTGGTCAGCTTCGCGGCCCTGACCGACATCGACGCGCTCATCACCGACGCCGACCCCCCCGCCGATCTGCAGCAGCTCCTCGCCGATGCCGGGATCGAGGTCCACCTCGCATGA
- a CDS encoding 1-phosphofructokinase family hexose kinase, protein MIITLTANPSLDRTVDLGAPLTPGGVHRIGAESTQPGGKGINVALGVHRAGLPVLAVLPAAPSDPLLALLEAVGLPHRSCAVAGRVRTNLTVLSSPEITTKLNEPGATLSAAEVTALQELLLASVTAGDSVMLSGSLAPGLPVDTYVRLIESLHGVGARVGVDTSDAPLTALAAALPGTAPDFLKPNAEELGQIVGTDGTLLEQQAAAGELTGVRDAALELHRQGVGAVLVTLGAAGGLLATDDAAWFSPSPAGPVVSTVGAGDSATAGYLIARERGEGPGERLAHALAYGTAAVGLPGTTIPRPDQVRPDADRVIRL, encoded by the coding sequence ATGATCATCACCCTCACCGCCAATCCCTCTCTGGACCGCACGGTGGATCTGGGCGCCCCGCTCACGCCCGGCGGCGTGCACCGCATCGGGGCCGAGAGCACTCAGCCCGGCGGCAAGGGCATCAACGTCGCCCTCGGCGTGCACCGCGCCGGCCTGCCCGTCCTGGCCGTGCTCCCCGCCGCTCCCTCCGACCCGCTGCTGGCGCTGCTGGAGGCCGTCGGGCTCCCGCACCGCAGCTGCGCCGTCGCGGGCCGGGTGCGCACCAACCTCACCGTGCTCTCCAGCCCGGAGATCACCACGAAGCTCAACGAGCCCGGCGCGACCCTCTCCGCCGCCGAGGTCACGGCACTCCAGGAACTGCTGCTGGCCTCCGTCACCGCCGGCGACAGCGTCATGCTCTCCGGATCCCTCGCTCCGGGCCTGCCGGTGGACACCTACGTGCGCCTGATCGAGTCGCTGCACGGTGTCGGGGCCCGTGTCGGGGTGGACACCTCCGACGCACCGCTGACCGCGCTGGCCGCGGCACTGCCCGGGACCGCCCCGGACTTCCTCAAGCCCAATGCGGAGGAGCTCGGGCAGATCGTGGGGACCGACGGCACGCTGCTGGAGCAGCAGGCCGCCGCCGGCGAGCTCACCGGGGTGCGGGACGCCGCCCTGGAGCTTCACCGGCAGGGAGTGGGCGCCGTGCTGGTGACCCTGGGGGCCGCCGGGGGCCTGCTCGCCACCGACGACGCCGCCTGGTTCTCCCCCTCCCCGGCCGGCCCGGTGGTCTCCACCGTCGGCGCCGGGGACTCCGCGACCGCCGGATACCTCATCGCCCGTGAACGGGGCGAGGGCCCCGGCGAGCGCCTCGCCCACGCCCTCGCCTACGGCACCGCCGCCGTCGGCCTCCCCGGCACCACCATCCCCCGCCCCGACCAGGTCCGTCCGGACGCAGATCGCGTCATCCGACTCTGA
- a CDS encoding PTS fructose transporter subunit IIABC — translation MSGPLMTPELVRLDVAPPGDKPAVIGLMADLIAATGRADRDGLEAGLLQREESFATGMPGGFAIPHCRTDAVREAALGVLRLSEPVDFGSADGPADLIIGIAAPAGTDDQHLQLLAQLSRALIRPEFLAELRAATEPAQVSDLVMGVLEPAEAPASAPAAAASPDDAATSAAAAGTTAPAGGDTRGDAPVLLAITSCPTGIAHTYMAAESLENAAKDKGVALHVETQGSGGITPFTPEQIAAASALIVAADVNISGRERFAGLPLVEHPVKRAISHGPQMIDEAVAAASDPAAARVPAGGGSAAGEDTGSAGKQSWPRRIQGAVMTGVSYMIPFVAAGGLLMALGFLVGGFDVAFVADDVATGYSLSSLPGAQEYEGAAGMLQTDRAGLALYLGAVLFTLGSLGMGFLVAALSGYIAFGLAGRPGIAPGFIGGAISLAVGAGFLGGLVTGLLAGLVALWFTTLTPPRWLAGLMPVVIIPLLTTLVVGGLMLLFLGRPLAALMTTLQDALTGMSGSSAILLGVIIGLMMCFDLGGPVNKAAYLFATAGLSQGTEASFEIMAAVMAAGMVPPLAMALSTVVRRHLYSPVERENGATAWLLGAAFITEGAIPFAAADPLRVIPSMMTGGAVTGALIMAFSVGSQAPHGGIFVAFAISPIWGFLLAILAGTLVAGALVTVLKEVSQRRRGAIA, via the coding sequence ATGTCCGGTCCCCTGATGACCCCTGAGCTGGTGCGCCTCGACGTCGCGCCGCCCGGTGACAAGCCCGCCGTGATCGGCCTGATGGCCGATCTCATCGCCGCCACCGGTCGCGCCGACCGCGACGGCCTCGAAGCCGGCCTGCTGCAGCGCGAGGAGTCCTTCGCCACCGGGATGCCCGGCGGCTTCGCGATCCCCCACTGCCGTACCGATGCGGTGCGGGAGGCGGCGCTCGGCGTCCTCCGTCTGTCCGAGCCCGTGGACTTCGGCTCCGCCGACGGCCCTGCCGATCTCATCATCGGGATCGCGGCCCCCGCCGGCACCGATGACCAGCACCTGCAGCTGCTGGCCCAGCTCTCGCGCGCGCTGATCCGCCCTGAGTTCCTCGCCGAGCTGCGTGCGGCGACGGAGCCGGCTCAGGTCTCGGACCTGGTGATGGGGGTGCTCGAGCCGGCAGAGGCTCCGGCTTCCGCCCCGGCCGCGGCAGCGTCCCCGGATGACGCGGCGACGAGCGCCGCAGCGGCCGGCACGACCGCTCCCGCCGGTGGCGACACCAGAGGGGATGCCCCGGTGCTGCTGGCGATCACCTCCTGCCCCACCGGCATCGCCCACACCTACATGGCGGCCGAATCGCTCGAGAACGCTGCGAAGGACAAGGGCGTCGCGCTGCATGTGGAGACCCAGGGATCCGGCGGCATCACCCCCTTCACCCCGGAGCAGATCGCTGCGGCGAGCGCACTGATCGTCGCCGCGGACGTCAACATCTCCGGCCGGGAGCGCTTCGCGGGCCTGCCGCTGGTGGAGCACCCGGTCAAGCGCGCGATCTCGCACGGTCCGCAGATGATCGACGAGGCGGTGGCCGCGGCCTCCGACCCCGCCGCCGCCCGGGTACCCGCCGGGGGCGGTTCCGCCGCGGGCGAGGACACGGGCTCGGCGGGCAAGCAGTCCTGGCCGCGCCGGATCCAGGGCGCCGTGATGACCGGCGTGTCCTACATGATCCCGTTCGTCGCCGCCGGGGGCCTGCTGATGGCGCTGGGCTTCCTGGTCGGCGGGTTCGACGTCGCCTTCGTCGCCGACGACGTCGCGACCGGCTACTCCCTCTCCTCCCTGCCCGGCGCGCAGGAGTACGAGGGCGCGGCCGGGATGCTGCAGACGGACCGGGCGGGCCTGGCCCTCTACCTCGGCGCGGTCCTGTTCACGCTGGGCAGCCTCGGAATGGGCTTCCTGGTCGCGGCGCTGTCGGGCTACATCGCCTTCGGCCTGGCCGGGCGCCCCGGCATCGCGCCCGGCTTCATCGGCGGCGCGATCTCCCTGGCCGTCGGCGCCGGCTTCCTCGGCGGTCTGGTCACCGGGCTGCTCGCCGGGCTGGTCGCGCTGTGGTTCACGACCCTGACCCCGCCGCGATGGCTCGCCGGTCTGATGCCGGTGGTGATCATCCCGCTGCTGACGACCCTCGTGGTGGGCGGTCTGATGCTGCTCTTCCTGGGCCGTCCGCTGGCCGCGCTGATGACGACTCTCCAGGACGCCCTGACGGGCATGTCCGGCTCCTCGGCGATCCTGCTCGGCGTGATCATCGGGCTGATGATGTGCTTCGACCTCGGGGGCCCGGTGAACAAGGCGGCCTACCTCTTCGCCACCGCCGGCCTCTCGCAGGGCACCGAGGCCTCCTTCGAGATCATGGCCGCCGTGATGGCCGCGGGCATGGTCCCGCCGCTGGCGATGGCGCTGTCCACGGTGGTGCGCCGTCACCTCTACTCCCCCGTCGAGCGGGAGAACGGTGCCACTGCCTGGCTGCTCGGTGCGGCGTTCATCACCGAGGGTGCGATCCCCTTCGCCGCGGCCGACCCATTGCGCGTGATCCCGTCGATGATGACCGGCGGTGCCGTCACCGGTGCGCTGATCATGGCCTTCTCCGTCGGCTCGCAGGCCCCGCACGGCGGCATCTTCGTCGCCTTCGCGATCTCCCCGATCTGGGGCTTCCTGCTCGCGATCCTCGCCGGCACCCTGGTCGCCGGTGCACTGGTGACCGTGCTGAAGGAGGTCTCTCAGCGCCGCCGGGGAGCCATCGCCTGA
- a CDS encoding TIGR02206 family membrane protein yields MRDSGTSTQIQAGPGQVLAEGSLGHMPAYGTAHVSMLLLLVVSAAVLILWARRSDGNRVERILRITGWALLANSVFWTVWGFMPWAWNLDESLPLHYSDALRFLLPVAMITRAPWAVVVSWFWGLTLNLQSVLTPDVNYFVWIPLEFVQYWIAHLSGVLGPVVLMWGLRFHPTWRGYGLAYAVTAGWAAIAFTANALTGANYGYLNRAPDGASILDLLGPWPQYLLLEASLIAVVWALMTLPWVLLDRRAGAPALGRGGLVRRPGRSQASSSTSASRSGPSEAVITRR; encoded by the coding sequence ATGCGGGACAGCGGGACCTCGACACAGATCCAGGCCGGACCGGGGCAGGTCCTGGCCGAGGGGTCCCTGGGACACATGCCGGCCTACGGCACTGCGCATGTCAGCATGCTCCTGCTCCTGGTGGTGTCTGCGGCGGTGCTGATCCTCTGGGCCCGCCGCAGCGACGGGAACCGGGTGGAGCGGATCCTGCGGATCACCGGCTGGGCCCTGCTGGCCAACTCTGTGTTCTGGACCGTCTGGGGGTTCATGCCCTGGGCCTGGAACCTCGATGAGTCGCTGCCGCTGCACTACTCCGATGCGCTGCGCTTCCTGCTCCCGGTCGCGATGATCACCCGGGCACCCTGGGCGGTCGTCGTCAGCTGGTTCTGGGGCCTGACGCTGAACCTGCAGTCGGTGCTCACCCCGGACGTGAACTATTTCGTGTGGATCCCACTGGAGTTCGTCCAGTACTGGATCGCGCACCTCAGCGGCGTGCTCGGCCCCGTGGTGCTGATGTGGGGGCTGCGCTTCCATCCCACCTGGCGCGGCTACGGCCTCGCCTACGCGGTCACGGCGGGCTGGGCGGCGATCGCTTTCACCGCGAATGCGCTGACCGGCGCGAACTACGGCTATCTCAACCGTGCACCCGACGGCGCCTCGATCCTCGACCTGCTCGGCCCGTGGCCGCAGTACCTGCTGCTCGAAGCGTCGCTGATCGCGGTGGTCTGGGCGCTGATGACGCTGCCCTGGGTGCTGCTGGACCGACGCGCCGGGGCTCCGGCCCTCGGGCGGGGCGGCCTGGTGCGCCGGCCCGGCCGCTCTCAGGCGAGCAGCTCCACCTCGGCCAGCCGCAGCGGCCCCTCGGAGGCCGTGATCACCAGGCGGTGA